AGAAGTGATTGATAAGGCTATCTTGCTTCAATACAAAGCTATAACAATCACTGAACATCTCGATTTACTGCCTCAGGAACTGGGGATCTTTGGCTTGCCCTCGCTCCGTGAGTATTTTGATAGTATGCGAAGATTGAAGGAGATCAATCAAAATATCATTCTTCTCTGCGGGATCGAGATTGGAGATTATCACCGTGTGCGTGATTTTGCCAGTGCTTTGATAGCGCCCTATCCATTTGATCTGATCCTCGGTTCGGTGCATTTTTTGACCGACAATACCAATGTAGCCATACCTCATCCCTCGCCCTTGGGAAAAGCCGCTCAGACGGATTATTATGAACATAATCTCTCATTGGTCACGGATTGCGAGATCGACGTGTTGTCGCACTTGGGAGTCTATAAGCGCTATTACGACCAGGCTCCGGATGAATCCCGCTGCCGCGATGTCATCGAAGCGATCTTTCGCACGATGATCAAACGTGAGATCGCTCTCGAAGTCAATTTTTCATCCCTGCGCAAGCGCTATCCCTTTGTACTGCCGGAACATCACTATCTCGATCTCTATCGCAATCTGGGTGGAAGGCTCTTCAGCATTGGTAGCGATTCTCATCAAATTGACCATTTTAACGATCACTTTCATCGTCTGCCCAAGTGGCTGATTGAAGCATCAATTCTCAAAGGCAATCTGATCTATGTCTGATATGGAGAGATGAGAGATCAGAGATGAATTTCACCACAGAGAAACGGAGAGATCAGAGAAGTTTATCGGTGAACGGGTGAAAGCTGCGCCCCTCACCCGTTCACCTGTTCACCGACAAACATCTCTTATCTCTCTGCTCTTGCTCTGCTTTCCTCTGTGTTTATCTCATCTCTCATCTCTCATCCCTCCCCCACCTCTGGATCGCGTTTGAGCCGATAATGATCACCAAACCCACAAAAGTAGCCGGGTGGATGCTCTCTTTGAGAATCAAGGCGATGAACAACAGCGAGATAAATGGCGTCACAAAGATCAAATTGGAGATCATGGAGGTGCTCTTGCTGCGTTCCAAAGCCTTCAACCACAATACGAATGTGAGCCCCATCTCGAAGATGCCGACATAGACGGCACCGAGCACGAATACCAATCCCACGGGGCTTTGCACAAAAAGCTCTCCCCCACCGATAACCGCTCTCACCAATGTGTTAAAAACTATGAATATGCTGCCGCAGAGAAAGTTATACATCAGTTTGCATACCGGCGGACGTGCATCGCGCATGTTCATGATCCAATAGCTTGCCCAGATCAGCGATGATGACAAGGCAAGGATGGAGCCCAGGGGGTTATCAAACTTCATCCCGATGAAACTGCCTCTCGATGAGATCAAAATGACACCGCCGAAGCTGATCAGCAAGGCGACGATATCACGGACGCGGAAGCGTTCTTTCAAGATGATGATGGACATCACCGCCAGCACGATTGCCCAAGTGTAGTTCAGCACCTGCGCTTCCTGCGCCCGCAAGCGATCATAGGCATAAAACAAGACCAGATAATACAAGAAAGGATTCAGGAATCCCGGCAGGAGGGAAAGCTTGATATTTGTGTAGAATCCGTGCCGGTCGCCGCTTTCGTTTCTGCCGTTTGACCAATTGATCAACACCAGAAAGATGCTTGCCGTGAGCGATGAAAAGAGCAGTAATCCCAATGGAGTGAGGAACTTCAGGCTCAGTTTGAAGGCGGTGGAAACGCTTGACCAAGCGATAACGGCAAGGATGGCATAGATGTAGGCGGAGCGCTGGTTTTTCATGTCGTTATAATAAAAGAGCCTGTCCTTTCCAGACAGGCCATCAGTTTCGTAAAATCTTTTATTTCATCTTTTTAAGGATGTTTACGTATTTGGTTTCCAGGGTCTTGTTCTTTAGCTTTTGTGCGGCGAGGATGACCAATTGCACTGCATCCTTGCTGGTTTCGTCATAGTTATGCCATTTTTCGCCGTAGGTGACGAGGTCTTCAAATCTCTTCATTTCATTGAGCAGGAAGCTGATTTCCTGATAGTCTTTGTCGTTGTCACGGATGGCTAACAGTTGTTTCAAAAAGCTGAGTGCCAGTTCGTTATCGTTCAATTTATATGCGATATATTTGGCGTCTGTGAGAGCGTCGTAGTTCTTGGGGTCGAAGCTCAGCACGATCATGGTGTTATCCATGGCTTGTTGATATTGGCTAAGCTCAAAATGGCAATAGGAGATGTTCATCAGATTGTTGGTGTTGCGGGGTTCTTTCACTTTCGCTTTGTTCAGAAAGGTTAAAGCGGTTTCATGTTCTATTTTATTGAGATAAAAGATGCCCAATTCCTGAAGCAGGACGATGTTTTCGGGATCTTTTGCATAGATTTTTTGCAGTATCTCCTCGGCTTTGGCGTCGTCTTTGAGATCAACCTGATGGATGACCTTGAGCTTGATCAGTGGCTCGATGCGGTCTGGATAAAGGGTAGCGGCGAGCTCAAAAATCTCCATTGCCTCGCGGGTATTGCCGGCAATGTATTCATCCTCGGCGATCTTGAAGATGCGCGCCCAGCAACTGTCCTTGCGTTTTTTCATGTCGCGGATATCGGCAAAGTCTTCTTCTGTGAGCTTGGAAAAGCCTTCGGTGGTTTTGATCACTCTTGCATAGCCTTCAAAGGCGGATTTGTTGAGCTGCAGCGCTTGCTCCGGGTTGCGTTCGGCGTTATACATATTGATATCGGAAACGCGGCGGAGGGCGATGACGTGGTCGGGGTTATCCTCAAGCACAAGATTGTAATACTTCAGTGCTTCCGCGACGTTTTGTTGGGCATAATAGACGTTGGCGGTCTTGATGTTCACGTTTGCCTGGGCACTCAATTTTTGCCGTGGAGCGGCGCAGGCACTGATCAGCAAAGTTGCTGTTAGAGCTATGATTATCAGATACTTCATATCGATTACTCCTATATGGACTATTATCTTTAAAGGCATGAAATATGTGGGCTGATATCAGTCAAGAACTTTTAGCTGAAAGGAGGAAAGGTGGAAGAGATGAGAGATGAGATAAGAGAGATGAGATAAACACAGAGGAAAGCAGAGTGAAAGCGGAACAAGAGCAGAGGGGTGAAAGGTTCATTTGATGAATTTCACCACAGAGAAACAGAGCGATCAGAGCAGAGACATGAGAGAAAAGACCTGGATTCCAGTTCCAGCCTTCGAGACTGTGTGAAAACTATTGGCAACATAACCGTTAGTTT
The sequence above is a segment of the Candidatus Cloacimonadaceae bacterium genome. Coding sequences within it:
- a CDS encoding histidinol-phosphatase HisJ family protein, which encodes MKIDNHIHSEYSYDSKIKAQEVIDKAILLQYKAITITEHLDLLPQELGIFGLPSLREYFDSMRRLKEINQNIILLCGIEIGDYHRVRDFASALIAPYPFDLILGSVHFLTDNTNVAIPHPSPLGKAAQTDYYEHNLSLVTDCEIDVLSHLGVYKRYYDQAPDESRCRDVIEAIFRTMIKREIALEVNFSSLRKRYPFVLPEHHYLDLYRNLGGRLFSIGSDSHQIDHFNDHFHRLPKWLIEASILKGNLIYV
- a CDS encoding DMT family transporter, whose protein sequence is MKNQRSAYIYAILAVIAWSSVSTAFKLSLKFLTPLGLLLFSSLTASIFLVLINWSNGRNESGDRHGFYTNIKLSLLPGFLNPFLYYLVLFYAYDRLRAQEAQVLNYTWAIVLAVMSIIILKERFRVRDIVALLISFGGVILISSRGSFIGMKFDNPLGSILALSSSLIWASYWIMNMRDARPPVCKLMYNFLCGSIFIVFNTLVRAVIGGGELFVQSPVGLVFVLGAVYVGIFEMGLTFVLWLKALERSKSTSMISNLIFVTPFISLLFIALILKESIHPATFVGLVIIIGSNAIQRWGRDER
- a CDS encoding tetratricopeptide repeat protein, translating into MKYLIIIALTATLLISACAAPRQKLSAQANVNIKTANVYYAQQNVAEALKYYNLVLEDNPDHVIALRRVSDINMYNAERNPEQALQLNKSAFEGYARVIKTTEGFSKLTEEDFADIRDMKKRKDSCWARIFKIAEDEYIAGNTREAMEIFELAATLYPDRIEPLIKLKVIHQVDLKDDAKAEEILQKIYAKDPENIVLLQELGIFYLNKIEHETALTFLNKAKVKEPRNTNNLMNISYCHFELSQYQQAMDNTMIVLSFDPKNYDALTDAKYIAYKLNDNELALSFLKQLLAIRDNDKDYQEISFLLNEMKRFEDLVTYGEKWHNYDETSKDAVQLVILAAQKLKNKTLETKYVNILKKMK